The segment TTGACCTAATttgttttgaattgatttttagaTGAGGTTAATTCTGCAATAATTTGGAtcattcaatataataaaatgttggGAAAGAAGTTTAACGACCGTGGGTTGTGCGTGGACCCTCTCATGTTGACAGAGCATGGTCTGATTCTTAAAACAGATGGTTATGTTGGAACTGGTTTTGTATGATTTATTGTCACGTCTAATCAGAAATAAATTTGCTAGTAacttaattaacataaataattttgaattaattttgagaTAAGGTTAACTTTGCAAGAATttagataattcaattttataaaattgtaactagttctaataacatataatattttgcatttttttaaagattttatttatttaatataattagattaatcTGGTACAAATAAGGACTGCCAAGGAAAATTCCTCTTTagacggaaaaaaaaaaaaaaaaaaaagggaaaaactgTATGATACTAGCCTGGGTGGGTCTTCTCTCACGTCTTGCATCTTTCACCTGCCAGAACTGTTTTAAATTCCATCGTACGTTGTCTTTTTGCGGTGTCGGATTTCTTCTGATTACAAGACAGCTCCCCAACAATTTTACTTGACCAGAGAGGAtgtgaaaaagttaaaaaaaacaagCTGAATGGTAGTTCAGCTCGTGCTGTATCAAACGTTCAACACTCCCAAGTCCCATCTCTGTTCTTTGAGTCCTTCCACAAATACACTATTTCTTCTGTATCACATGTTTCCCTTGAGTTTATGAACGTTTCTATCTTTCATTGTCTCTCTCTACCTGCTACTGTCTTATATAATTATTCGCGTCAATCCCAATCCACCATTCGCAAAGCTGCGGCTGTTGACTGTAATAACTAAAAGGAGGCAACTGCAGAGCAATTAGTAATGGCCATCTGTACTCGGTGTTGCTTGCTCACCTCTTTAAAGATTGTGGACATTTTTACTAACTTGTTTGCTGTTGGAATGATTGTTTATGCTCTTTGGCTTCAAAAGAAGTGGAATGAAAGCGTCGCTGAGCTTCCTCCTACTGCTTATCTTCCCAGACCATGGTATAAcacccttttttttctttttttttcctcctttacAGTTTGCTTTTAACAGTCTTTTCTCAATCCTTTTTGGGTTCTTTCTTTGCTTGTTCTGATTAggagatttttgtttttcttgtttatattgAGTTCTCTTCTGTTAGACATTAGACAAGGGATGACTTTGTggatcattttcttttcttatctacTTTCTCCTGTTTTCTATCGTATATTATCTAGGTTGTCGATTCCTCATGGACCATACTTCGGGttccttttttaaattgatagaTGAACTCATCAAATTTGCATTTATGTCTTATTAATTGATAATCAATATGAagaatttcaaagtttaaggtAGGATGTAAAACATGGCActggaatatttttttttctttttgggttttGTGACATGTTGTTCTGATCTTTTTCATTCTTGTTCTGCTAAGTTTCAACTAAACGTTTTCATAcatcatatatttgaaattatttgttCCATTTGACAGGTTCATACAGTCATGTTTAGCGGTGGGAATGGCTGTTTGTTTGACCACTCTCTTTGGTCATATGGTTGCAAATTGTATCAACAATTCTATTCTTTGCATAGTATCCTTCTTATGAGCTTAAACTTAACTCATGTTTGACATCATTTAGtagaagaataaaataaatcataacaTAACTCCATTGTTTCAATGGGAACACTGTTTATAACAACATTCTTTTTAGCGGGTTTTGTTTGCGAAAatgttcataatttatatatcactCAAAACCCCATTTTATCTTGTCTGTTGggattcttttttctttccatcAACAGTGTTCAACAGTTTTGTCTGAGGTAATGAGAATGCTTTAGTCACTACTGTGGAGAAGATTATTTCAGAAAGAAACTAACGGGGCGTAAACTATGTTTTTCGGGAATTTATTGAtgtttttctcttattatttattcatcCATCAGACTGATCCTTAACCAATTGTTAGTACATTCTTATATTCTCCTCCCTGGTTTTCATCGAAGTATTTGTGGTTATTGCAGTATTCTTCAGGATGGACTGGGAATCGGTATGCTTCCTCAACATTGTTATGCCAGGCTTCACaaaatttctcttattcttataaatttacATGTACATGTATGTTTGGAAGTAACTACTAATAGAACTGCATGCTACTTTTTTTTGGAGGAAAGTCAATAGGAATCTTCTCTGGAGGCCTGAAAATTTAAGAAGTATCATTGTTGATTTAGAATATCTAACAGGCTTGAAATAAGAGCTTTCCTTTTCTGTGGTTAAATAAATTCTGATAACtattaagaaaaaacaaaggaCTACAGTTTTATTtggattaatatatataaaaaaaattcagctAGTTATATTaagtgtataatatataatttctatcattttctttGACTGCTAAATATTCTCAATATTCCTTTATGTGGAAAGAGTTACACAGTGGAAAACCTTCCCTAATTAAGCTAATTGGGCACATAATCTACTATATGACtccaaaaaattttttaagtctTCATATAGTTTCCTCATGGTTGTTCAACAATTCATGTTACTTCCTCAAAATTTCAGTTTGTTTGCATATTTTGATATAGGCTGTATATAATACTTATGTTTCTTGGATTTGTTACAGCTAATTGCCGAACACACTTATGAACACTATAAGGTGTTCAGTAGTTTTGTGGTCTTCCATCTAAAGATGTGTCAACTCATTGTACTGCTGATTTTGGTGCCACAGGTAATCCAGAATTCTTTTAAGAGCATTTAGTGAAAACAATcagataattaataataacattgCTTTATGTGTTGATAAAACTTTGATATGATGGCTGAATTTGCCTCTCAttattttgaacaaaaaattgagAATAAACAACCATGCAATGTCTAACAAAAAACTCACATTAAAAGATGGACATGGGAGCATTGTGTAAAGCGTATTCTCCAATTATATTGCAGGGTGAATCCtccaaaagaaaaacatttgCATGTAACAGATGTTTGTACTATTTGCAGATGGGATCATTTTTcccctatttttttaatacaaacttTGTGTTCTTTCATGTAAAAAAGGAGTTTTGAGAATCCAGATGAATGAAAAAGTTCCCATTTGTATTAATTGTATAAATGTTACATTTGAACATGAACAGAAAACATTAATGCCTCCTACCAATTACTAGTGTCATTTGAATGCTTGCAAATTACAGTGAAGGCAAACTGCTGTGAGATGCCTGCAAAACAAGTTTGCTTTATGGCAACATAAGACTATCTTTGTTATTTTCCAGTAACTGATTCTTATCTCGTCCATTTTGCAGATCAATATCATTGCACTGGCTCTTCTTCTTTGGGCTATTGGTATTGATCCGAGGTCTACTAGGAATAATCCAGAAATGAGAGTGGTTATTCAATCCTTTTTGGTTGGACCTAGCTCACCTCTGCCAGATGAATCAAGACAAACTTGCAACAGTTGTGAGAATGCGCTTGAAGAATATACACATCAAAGcttttggtcattttttaagGCGGAATTGAGAATGCGTTTCCAGAGAACCAGAGTCAGCTAAATTCTGAGAAATACTAACAGACGTCTGAATCTGATCTATTTTTGTGGATGGGTCGATGACATTTTTTAGGAGGAATTGGTATTTATGATGACAGGCAAGCTGTAAGCCCCCTGCTTTGCGTATGAAAGTATAGTGAGGATAAAAAGCTCCTGCATTGCGAGTTACACAAAAGTCTTTACTcgataaaaaattgtaaatccTTATGTAAGCAGTAAAGTTATGTTTTTTCTGTAATccagaaacaataaaactatatgaacAAACAATGAGTACAAACTTATGCAAcatatcactatgtgattaagtgattttgaattaaatataaaacaacatctAATCACACAGTAATGCATTATTGTTTGTGCACAAGTTTGTAcccattatttgtgtatataatactaCTCATATAGAAAATAAGATACATTTTATGCACCATTTATCCCTTTTCTGTTCGGTCAGAAAAGCTGAAGAATCAGATCAGTGGATAGGGCTTGATTAGAACCTAGCTAGTTTGGTTTGCTTCGTTGTTTGACTTGATTCAAATTGGAATCAAGTTAAAGctttaattttatagtttggttCGAGTTTAACTCTAATCCTGTTCTGACAATATTGTTTATCCACCTGTGGCATGATTATTCTGCTTGGCAACCTCATAGACAACTTCAGCCAGCTCGAGCTTCTGTTCGAGCTAGCTGAGACCATCTACATTACATATAATGCAATTCATAGAACTATCTCCTGCAGTGCCTATTGAGAaagttcaaaattcaaattatattgtaGTTTGCAATTCTTATGAGCTTGAATCACAATGAATTCCTTTTCTGGAGTAACAATTTCAGCAATACTATGTCAAAACAGAAACAtcatttgtttaaaatatactTAATTACATGGTGCGTACATATTTGTCTTCATGTGCTGTGAATGGCCAAAAATGTCTGTGCATCATGATTCAGATTTAAGTGACTGGCTGACATCAATACAAACCCCTCTCCCTCGGTTTCTCGGCCATGGACTCCAAGACTTCTAATGAGTCTGATGGCGATTCTGTCTTCAAAAACGTTGTTGGAGCTCCAGATATTCCTGTCTATGCGGTAGCCTTCACTTTTCATTTTCACTGTTTTAGCACTTTTGTACTTGGTGAAAAAAACATTCtcttgttttaatttgtttcttttctagACCAAAACTGATAATTTCTTGAAACTGAAATCGAGCCATTGTAAATTGATAAGTTAATTTTGGCGCCACAATTTGCTACTGTTATATTACTTTGTGATTTAAGGGGATGCTGTTATATTATATCTTAGGTGATGGTTGCTTACAGAGAAGATCCCAGCCCAGTCAAGCTGAATTTAGGCATGGGTGTTTATCGTACAGAGGTGGGTAGTGACTAATTTTTGGACATTGCAGCTgcaataaagagaaagagaagaagaagatgaaatttatAATTCCTGAAATTGCAGGGGCGCGCCCTTCAGCTCTTGCATCATTATGCTTTCTTTtttccctatatatatatagtttctaACAAAACTGACTTTATGGATTTACTTTGCTGATTATATATAACAGGATGGAAAACCTCATCTTCTTAACGTAGTTAGACAAGCTGAACAGCTACTTGTCAATGACCTGTAAGTTCTTTTAGCAATCACAACTTCTATGTTGATCAGTAATTAAACTATGATATTTATGATTTTCAGGTCTGCCGATAAGGAATACCTACCAATTACTGGAATGGTCGAATTTAATAAGTTGAGTGCTAAGCTTATTTTTGGTGCTGACAGGTACAAAACTCTCCATCTATGATTGTTAgtcttcattaatttttgcaAGTCCATTTTTTGTGGTAAAGCTTCCTTACTCTATGACTTGCCATATTGTTCTTTGTTCAAATTTGAGAACTTTGATCTGGTGAGCTTTGGTGCTCTAGTTGTCTCTTGAATTATTAGCTAGAACTCAGGTTTTAGATATGAAGACTCTCTATTTTGTTGATTTCCTGCTTCATTTTTTTGGATTCAGCCCTGCTATCATAGAGAATAGAGTGACCACTGTCCAGTGCTTGTCTGGTAGTGGGTCACTGAGGATTGGAGCTGAGTTTTTAGCAAAACATTGCCACCAAGTAGagcattttctcttcttcttttccttatTCATTTATCACAGGTTTATAATTAGGTAGCAGTTGATATGCTTTCTATGTTGTTCTGCAGCGCACTGTGTACTTATCCCAGCCAACATATGGAAACCATCCAAATCTTTTAGCAGCAGCTGGGCTTTCCTTGAAGACGTACCGTTACTATGATCCTGTGACACATGGGCTGGACTTTCAAGGTTAGCATTCTTTACAGCATATACTTTAGATACAGCTATGTGTGTCAAATTTGTACCACATTCtacattttttgtattaatatttacttatttatgaTCGTTTTTACAGTAACCATGAAGAGTTTTGAGCAATTTTCTTATGTTCTTTGGTAAATATGTATCTTTAATTGTAATAATgccttgtttaaatttaaaatcaacatgAATTGTTAATGCAAACAATCTGTAAAGTAATTGTGATATTCTTCTTCAAATTCATGTATGGGCTGTGGTACTTATACAATTCTTTTCCCATGCCTTTTAATATtgtcataatatattttttggtggGTCAACAAGGCATGATGGAAGACCTTGCCAGTGCTTCATCTGGAGCTGTAGTGCTTCTACAAGCAAGTGGTCATAATCCTACAGGAGTTGATCCAACTCTTCAGCAGTGGGAGCAAATCAGACAGCTAATGAGGTTAAAAGGGTTATTACCTTATTTTGATTGTGCATATCAGGTAAGCAATTGTTTGGTTAAAGCATAGTACCTTAGTTCTCCACCTGAACTTGAGATAAATAAATGATGGACCCTACTTAAACTAGGGTTTTGTAAGCGCAAGTCTGGATGCTGATGCACAGTCTGTTCGCATGTTCGTTGCTGATGGTGGTGAATGTCTAGTAGCTCAGTCTTATTCAAAGAACATGGGACTCTATGGGGAACGTGTTGGTGCACTTAGTCTTGTAAGACATTGAAATAATCTCTTAGAAGTTTATATCCATCAGTGTGTCACTTGCATGTGAAACAAGCTGTTAACTGACATAAGTATTCTCTTAGTATTTTTGCATTGTTTGTAGGATTATAGTCTCAAACAAATACCGTCCTTCCTGTTCATTGCTGGGTTTGTgaatgatttgattttattatagcTTTTATTTTACAGGTTTGCAAGACAGCTGATGTGGCTAGCCTGGTTGAAAGCCAGCTAAAACTTGTGATTAGACCCATGTATTCAAACCCTCCCATTCATGGTGCATCCGTTGTTACTGCTATCCTGAAAAATAGGTATTCAACTACTCAATTCAATTATTCAGGTACTTAAGGATGTGGGAATGTTTTTATACCAAAAAATTGCCAAGAACTATGCATATGAAAGTATGTACTATAATCTATACTGATGCTTTACCGGTTATCTAACTACAGAGATATGTTCAAACAGTGGACAAATGAGTTGAAGGTAATGACGGATCGCATCTCTAACATGCGTCAGCAACTGTACAATGCTTTGCGTGATAAAGGTAAACCATCAGTTG is part of the Mangifera indica cultivar Alphonso chromosome 13, CATAS_Mindica_2.1, whole genome shotgun sequence genome and harbors:
- the LOC123194657 gene encoding tetraspanin-18-like, whose protein sequence is MAICTRCCLLTSLKIVDIFTNLFAVGMIVYALWLQKKWNESVAELPPTAYLPRPWFIQSCLAVGMAVCLTTLFGHMVANCINNSILCIYILIFSSLVFIEVFVVIAVFFRMDWESLIAEHTYEHYKVFSSFVVFHLKMCQLIVLLILVPQINIIALALLLWAIGIDPRSTRNNPEMRVVIQSFLVGPSSPLPDESRQTCNSCENALEEYTHQSFWSFFKAELRMRFQRTRVS
- the LOC123194656 gene encoding aspartate aminotransferase, cytoplasmic-like, with the translated sequence MDSKTSNESDGDSVFKNVVGAPDIPVYAVMVAYREDPSPVKLNLGMGVYRTEDGKPHLLNVVRQAEQLLVNDLSADKEYLPITGMVEFNKLSAKLIFGADSPAIIENRVTTVQCLSGSGSLRIGAEFLAKHCHQRTVYLSQPTYGNHPNLLAAAGLSLKTYRYYDPVTHGLDFQGMMEDLASASSGAVVLLQASGHNPTGVDPTLQQWEQIRQLMRLKGLLPYFDCAYQGFVSASLDADAQSVRMFVADGGECLVAQSYSKNMGLYGERVGALSLVCKTADVASLVESQLKLVIRPMYSNPPIHGASVVTAILKNRDMFKQWTNELKVMTDRISNMRQQLYNALRDKGTPGDWSHITRQVGMFSLTGLNPEQVAFMTKEYHIYMPSDGRINMAGLSSQRVSHLADAIHAAVTLIL